The following DNA comes from Caulobacter mirabilis.
ACGTCGGCCTTCTCGAAGATCAGCTCGACGACCTTGTCCTCATAGAGAGGCGCGCGCAGCTGGGCCTGGGCCTGCGGGTTGGTGCGGAAGAACTCGAACACCTGCTGGGCCTGCTGGCCGTACTGCATGGCTTCGCGCTGCATCGCCTGGCCCAGCTCCTGGTCGGTGACCTGGACGTTGTTGCGGCGACCGATCTCGGCGAGGACCAGACCCAGGCGCACGCGGCGCTCGGCGATCTTGCCGTACTCTTCCTTCAGCTGTTCTTCGGTCTTGTCGGCGTCTTCCGGCGGCAGGTTGCCGGCGGCCTTGTCCTGCTCCACCTGCTGCCAGATGCCGGCGAACTCGGCTTCCACCATGCGCGGCGGCAGCGGGAAATCGTGGCCCTTGTCCAGCTCGTCCAGCAGCGCGCGCTTCAGCTTGAAGCGCGAGTTGCGGTCATAGCCCTGCTGCAGGTTCTTGGTCAGGGTTTCCTTCAGCGTCGCCAGGTCCGACAGGCCCAGGCGCTTGGCCAGCTCGTCGTCCGGCTCGGCGTCGACCGGCGCGCGGACTTCATGGACGGTGACCTTGAACTCGGCGTCCTTGCCGGCCAGTTCCTCGGACTGGTACGGCGACGGGAAGGTGACCTTCACGACGGTCTCTTCGCCCGGCTTGGCGCCGACCAGCTGGTCTTCGAAACCCGGGATGAACTGGCCCGAGCCCAGGGTCAGCTCGAAGCCTTCGCCCTTGCCGCCCGGGAACTCGACGCCGTCGACGCTGCCGACGAAGTCGATCAGCACCTGGTCGCCGTCCTTGGCCTTGACGGTCTTGCCGGTGCGCGGCTCGAAGGTCTTGGCCTGCTTGGCCAGATCGGCCAGGGCCTCGTCCACTTCCTTATCGGTCGGGCTGTAGACCGGACGGGTCAGCTTCAGGGCCGCGATGTCGAGCGGCTCGAACTCGGGCATCAGCTCGAGGGACAGTTCGTAGGTCAGATCTTCGCCGCCGGCGATGACCTTCTCCATGTCCGACTCGGGCTTCAGGTCCGGCTGCGAGGCCGGGCGCAGCTTGTTGTCGTCCAGGACCTTCTGGGTGGTCTCGTTGAGCGCCTGCTCGATGACTTCCGCCATCAGGGCCTTGCCGTGGACGCGCTTGACGTGCGCGGCCGGCACCTTGCCCTTGCGGAAGCCCTTGATGTTCATTTGCGGGGCGATTTCGGCGATCCGGGCTTCCAGACGCTTGGCCAGCTCGCCGGCGGGCACGGTGACGCCGTAGACGCGGCTCAGGCCTTCGCCAGACTTTTCAACGATCTGCATCGACATTCTTTGAGTCCCGGACGCGCGGTCTTGGAGCCGCATCAATCCGCCTTCAGGTGAAAACGAGAAGCGCGCCCGGATCAGGGGCGGCGCAAAGAGGCGCCCTTATGTCATGAGGGGCTTTGAGGGCCAAGCCCCGTTTCCGCTCGCCGATGGCCTCCCTGCCCGCCCCCGTCGCCGCCTTCACTTTGGCGAGGCTTGGAATACTGCATCGTGACGGCCCGCACGTCAGGAGGAACGCCGATGCGCATCATTCTGATCGCCGCCTGGCTCCTGGCGTCGCCGACGATGGCCAACCCGACGCCCGCCGATCGGGTGGCCCAGGCTCAGACGTCGCTCGCCGCCGGACGGTCCGCCGAGGCGCTTCGCGCGCTGGACGTCGTCGTCCGCGATCTCTCCCCCCAGGACCCGCTCTGGAGCCGTGCGCAGCACCTTCGTGGCCGCGTCAATGCGGCTTCAGGGAACCCCGCCACGGCCGCGACCATCTACTATGAACTCTACAAACAGGCGCCCAACAGCAAGGAAGCGCCGGATGGCCTCGTCGGGCTCGGAGAGGCGTTGATCACGCTGAACAAGGCGCCGGAGGCCTGCCGGGTGTTGCAGGAGGCGTCCGTCGTCTACCTGAACCGGCTGTCTACTTCACTGCGCGGCCGGATCGAGAAGAGCAGACGGGCGGCGAGTTGTGCGCCGGCCGGTCCGCCTGCCCCCGTCGACAGCCGAGGCTCCAATGGGGCTATCGCGTCGAAAACACACCCGAGATACCAGTTCGCCGTCTACTGCGTCGCGAGATTTCAGGAGGCCGCGGACCTCGCCAAGCAGGACAACAATCGAGGGGCCGATCAGTTCTTTACGGCGCGCGCGCTGAACCTGCTCAGTCAGTTCGCCATCGACCCGACGACCGATGTGGCCCGGGCGAGACTCGCCCTCGCCAATGGACACGCCAACATCCCCGATGGCCGCGACTGTCCGATGTAGCCGTTCCGCCTGCCCCGGCGAGCCAAGTCGCGCCTGCAGGCCTGCGCCCCGACTTGCGCCGGACCGGCGCATCGCCTAGAGCCGCCCTGGACCTGCGGATGTGGCGGAACTGGTAGACGCACTGGATTTAGGTTCAGTCAAGCGTGTCAGAAAATTCTTCAATTTCAGCTAGATATAGCTCGCCAAAATCGACATGTGTCCAGACGCGTGTCCAATCTCAGCTGTTCTAGCTACTAAGCCGCGCGCAATCAGCGGCAGTTAGCCTCCGACTAGACAACGTTTGGTGTTGCGGATCGAAATCTGCACACTAGGATTCGCAGTCGGGGGCGACGCATGAAGCACAAGCGAGCATGGGACGGTGGAGAATGGCAGAGCTTTGCCCTTCAGCTCGTTCAGCATCGCCACGGGCACCAGAACATCCAATGCGTACCGGATAAGGTGGCTGGAGACGCCGGCATCGAATTCATCTTCACCGGCGGCACGCTCTATCAGTGCTATGCGCCAGCGGAGACGAGTGATGTTGCCAAGGCAGCTGAGGCTCAGAAAGCTAAAGCTACAAAAGATCTGAAGAAGCTGGTCACCTATAAGGACAAGCTCATCCCCCTCCTGAAAGGCTTGTCCATCGACAGGTGGATTTTGCTCTGTCCATTTTTGGACAACAAGGAGGTTGTGGCTCACGTTCGGAGCAAGGCGATAGCGCTCCGTTCTGAGAACCTCCCCTTCCTGTCGAACCAGTTCGAAGGCCTCGTGCATTCACAAGAGGACTTTGCCGCTGAGATCGAACTGCTTCGGCAGCAGTCTATGCTGCCGATGAAAATCGACCTCTCTCCAGCGATGGATATCAGCGCCGCCCAGGGTGGAGAGATCGGCCAGAAGATCACTGAAAAGCTGACCCGAGGCTTCGAGGCCATCGAGACACCCGAGAAGATCGCCGCGCGGCGAGACACCTACATTCGCAATCACCTGAGCCGCGAGAACGCGCTGGAAAATCTCCGGCAGAACCACCCGGCGCTGTGGGAGCGGTCCATCCAGTGTCTCTCAGCGGAAGAACAGCGCCTCGCAGCGGTAGGCGCTAGCTCCAGCCTACCTGGTGACCAACTGAAGGAAAGTGTTGCTCGCATCGAAGCGGCGCTCTCCAAAGATCTGCCGGATATGCCGGGCGCGTTCGCCACAACGGTTGCTATCGGCACGGTCGGCGAGTGGCTGATGCGTTGTCCGCTCGACTTCCCGGAGGCAAACAAATGAGCCTTCCATCGCAACCAGAACGCTTCTCCTTCAGGCAGCGCCCCATTCCGGTGCCTGGCGACCTGCGCATCGAATGGCGGGTCTCCCTAATTGTTCTCATGCTTGGACATTCACGAGCGAAGCAAGCCTCTTTGGCCAAGCTGCACATTCTGAATGACGCGATTAGGGGGAAGCGAAGCGCGCATCTCCTGGAACTGGTCGTCAACTCCAAAGCCGGAATGATGCCGTGGACGTTCCGGATTGAGCCGGCCTTTGCGCGAGCGGTTGATTTTGTGGTCGGCGACAAACTCGCTGACTGGACCACGTCGTCAAATCGGTCCGGCTTGCAACTCACTGCCAAAGGCATCGCGCTATTCGAAAAACTCAAAGCGGAAGATGACGTCCTTACGGCCGAAAAGGACGTACTCGCTGTCTACGCAAAGTCGATGACCGAGGGTGCCGTCAGCTTAGTCATTGGGTCTAAGCGGAGGGCGATGTGATTCACGTTCGCCATCTTCGTCTCCGGTCGATCACCGCCACCCGGATCTATGGGGCAGACATTCCCCTAAAGGCGGGCCTCAACATCATCCAGGCCAACAACACATCCGGGAAGTCCACCTCCCTTCAAGCGATCATCTATGCGCTAGGCCTAGAACGTTCTCTCGGTCCGCAGCTTACAGTTCCGCTCCCTTACGCGATGAGAGAGCGAATTCATCCGACGGAGGACGCGCCGTATGAACACGTCCTGCAGTCATACGTCGAAATCGAAATTGAGAATGGTAAGAAGCAATCGCTGATCGTTCGTCGCGACATTGTTGGCGGCAAGGATACCAAGCTTGTCCAGACGTGGAACCAGGGGTCTCTTGCGCAGAACGGCAAGCGGGGAGAACAGCGTGACTTCTTCGTCCATGATGGCGGCGCCGCCCAACGCGAGGACGGCTTCCACACGTACCTAACCACCTTTATCGGATGGGAGCTTCCCGTCGTTCCCAAGTTCGACGGCACCGAAGGGCCTCTTTACCTAGAGGCCATCACACCGATGCTTTTCGTTGAACAGAAGCGTGGTTGGTCCGCAATCCAAGGACCGTTCCCGACATTCCTGAAAATCCAGGATGTGGCGCGGCGTGTCATGGAGTTTTTGCTTGACCTTGACGCTGGAAAAATTCGGCGTCAGCGGACGGAGTTGCGCAACGCTCTAGCTTCGGTTTCGCAGCGATGGGCGGATCGCCGTCAACTACTTGAGGACCAAGCACAGCGAGTTGGGCGATTGCGCGGTATTCCGATGCAGCCGAGCGCTGAGTTCGCGCTTGCGCCGGATATGAAGCTTGAACTCTTCCGCGATGAAGAGTGGCTGCCGATCGACGAAGTCGTCTCTGAAACGAAAGCGCGCATCAGTGAGCTCGAAGTCGCCCAGATAGAGACCACGGAAGATGCAGCGCCAGAGCTACTCAAACGCCTCGAAACCGCCCGTCGCGCGATCGACGATCTTTCGGCGCAGGCAGAGGTCGTTCGGTCGGAGTTGGGCGCGGAACACCAAGAGCAACAAGCCATCCGAGCCCGACTGGACTCGTTGAATGCTGATCTACGGCGTAATCAAGACGCCTTGAAGTTGAGAAGGTTGGGCTCCGATCTTGGGCAAGCTGCTGGCGAACACGTCTGCCCTACATGCCATCAAGACGTAGGGAATGAGCTCCTCCCCGCCGTCGAAAATGTCGGCATGGGGCTCGAAGAGAACATCACTTTTGTGAAGTCGCAGATCGATCTTTATGGAACCGCCCTCCAAAGCGCGTCTCAAAGGGTTCAGGACTGTCAAGCGCGCTACCGCGGCATTGAGGAAGCGCTCCAAGAAAGGCAAGCCGAGCTGCGAAGTCTGCGGCAAGCGCTCCTCCAGCCAAGCTCCGCTCCCTCGCGGGTTGTGATTGAGGAGATTGTTCGCTCGCAAGCCTTCGTCGAGCGCATAGGCTCTCTCGACGAGGCCGCCAGCATCGCTGGCGCGGAACTCCAACGGCTGGCGAAGGAATGGTCGGAGCTTCAGGACGCAATGAAGCGGTTGCCGGCCGACGAACTGACTTGGGCTGATCGCGAGAAGATCGATGCGTTTCAAGCGTCGGTCCAAAGCCAGCTTGAGAATTACGGGTTCAAGTCGTTTCAGCCGACAGAAATCATTCTGTCCCGTGACAACTTTCGCCCGTTAGCCGTCACGAGGGGGAAAGACGGAGCGCTCATCGAGCAGGAGATCGGGTACGAGGTTTCCGCTAGTGACGCCATCCGTCTCAAGTGGGCCTACTACCTCGCCTTGCTTCGCTTGGCGGCGGTGAAGAGCACAAATCACACAGGCGTGGTCATCTTTGATGAGCCGGGCCAACAGGAGATTGACGCGCAGGCTCTGTATGCACTCCTTGCAAACGCAGCCGAACAAGGTGCCACCAGCCAACAAGTTATCGTTGCGACCTCCGAACCGCTGGATCCCGTCCGCTCAGCTGTTGGATCAAAAGCGCATATCGTCAGCTTCCCTGGTTTCATCTTGCAGCCGCTCCCCACCGTCGAGGACCTGCTCGGATGATGCTGAGCCTCAGAAGAGGCTCAGCTGCCGCGCTCCCTCGACATAGGCCTTCCACTCATTCGATTGCGCCATGTAGTCGAGCCAGGCCACTGCGTAAGCCACCGGCCCGCCTCCCTCGGTAATCTCGGTCGTTGTCGCGAAGTGCGAACGGTAGCCTGTTTCCGCGATCGGTAGGCGCTCACCACTAGCGCTGCGCACCTCCAAATGAACGATATGGATAGACTCTAAATCGAGCCAACGCACCTCGAAGTGAATGGTGATGGCGATGCCCTGCCAAGCGCTCTCGAAGACTTCAATGGCACGCTCGGGTTTGGGAGAAGCGGGGCTCATTGCTGAGCCTCTTTCTCGGTGATGGCACGCATGACGAAGCGGCCGTGGAGCGGAACAGCGTCGCAGCTGATGCTGAAACCTTGGCCGTCCTTGTTGGGCCAGGCCGCGCCGATAGGGGTCCAGATGGCGGACTCGTTTTCGCCGACGACTCGGTAGGGGCGATGGGTGGGTTTCTGACCCGGTTGTTTGGGTTGGGGGTTAGCCATGGTGGTCTCCTTCCAAGTTTGCCGCGGACCATTCCGCGGCTTCATGGGGAGCCAGGGGCGACGGCTGATGAGCCGGCGGTCACACCTCGCGCGTCAGCGCGCCCGCGGAGGGGGCGGAGCTGCACGGAACCGAAGGCGGAGGAAGCGAGCCAGGTTGATCGGCGGCGGGCCGACGGCAGAACGCTCACCCAGCAGAAGCCGTGAATGTCAGAGGCCGACGAAGGATCGGCCTCGACCGATTGCGTTCGAATCTGCACACCGCATCCTGAGAGCGATCTGTAGCCGGCGCGGTGTCGTAGTTGATGCTTGACCTTGGTCGCCCAGCGCTGGACGACCAAGACTAGAGCAGCGAGAGCTGTTGCCACGTTTCCACATCGTCGCGCTATGCCAAGCACGCACGCGGCGAGTTTGCGATGCGCATTCAAGAAGCGATGATATTCTAGCTGAAGGTGTGGTTGTTCCATCTAGAGACGAGCGGGGGCAAATGGCCCGAAATCTAGAGATCACTGCAGCACTGATCGTTGGTGCCGCCGCGCTTATGGCTGCCGCGATTGCCCCGTTCGTCACCCATGTTCTTAGGGATGACCAACGCATGGAGAAGGCTGTCGTGAGCCCCTCCGTGCGGCCTATCGACCCCGTTTCGCATCCAGATGAGCGCGGTGATACACAACCACCGCCCAATTCCGCGCAGGAGCCAGCCAGAGCTCCTATTCCACCTCCGTCAAAAGGCGACAGCCCGTCAGTTGCGGAGAGGTACGACCTAGACCGTACTGCGCTCTTGATGCGTCTCTATGGTCGTAACTCCCCCGAAAGCCCCAAGCTGTTCATTGCCTTCCGAAATGGCTCTGACCGAGCGCTCAGATACCGGGTTAACTCCGCCAGCCTCTTGCTCGACGGCACAGCGCTCCAGTTGAGCCGATCTACCGGGCAGTGGGTGGAGCTTGCTCCAACCCGGGATTTGGGTCCGATGTTCGACATCGCCAATCATGGCATCGAGGTCCAGATCGGTTCTGCCTTCGATGTGGCTTATGAAGTCGATATTCAGTTCAGCGACGGCACCGGCCCGATAGAGCGGCGCTATGAGCAGGTCGCGGTGACCATAACGTCGGTTGCCCCTCTTAGAATGCAGAACCGTGAGATCTTGTCCCGAAGCACCTTCTTGCCCTGAGCGGCAAAGGCGCGAGGCTTCGTGTCGAGCCC
Coding sequences within:
- a CDS encoding tetratricopeptide repeat protein; the encoded protein is MRIILIAAWLLASPTMANPTPADRVAQAQTSLAAGRSAEALRALDVVVRDLSPQDPLWSRAQHLRGRVNAASGNPATAATIYYELYKQAPNSKEAPDGLVGLGEALITLNKAPEACRVLQEASVVYLNRLSTSLRGRIEKSRRAASCAPAGPPAPVDSRGSNGAIASKTHPRYQFAVYCVARFQEAADLAKQDNNRGADQFFTARALNLLSQFAIDPTTDVARARLALANGHANIPDGRDCPM
- a CDS encoding ATP-binding protein, whose product is MIHVRHLRLRSITATRIYGADIPLKAGLNIIQANNTSGKSTSLQAIIYALGLERSLGPQLTVPLPYAMRERIHPTEDAPYEHVLQSYVEIEIENGKKQSLIVRRDIVGGKDTKLVQTWNQGSLAQNGKRGEQRDFFVHDGGAAQREDGFHTYLTTFIGWELPVVPKFDGTEGPLYLEAITPMLFVEQKRGWSAIQGPFPTFLKIQDVARRVMEFLLDLDAGKIRRQRTELRNALASVSQRWADRRQLLEDQAQRVGRLRGIPMQPSAEFALAPDMKLELFRDEEWLPIDEVVSETKARISELEVAQIETTEDAAPELLKRLETARRAIDDLSAQAEVVRSELGAEHQEQQAIRARLDSLNADLRRNQDALKLRRLGSDLGQAAGEHVCPTCHQDVGNELLPAVENVGMGLEENITFVKSQIDLYGTALQSASQRVQDCQARYRGIEEALQERQAELRSLRQALLQPSSAPSRVVIEEIVRSQAFVERIGSLDEAASIAGAELQRLAKEWSELQDAMKRLPADELTWADREKIDAFQASVQSQLENYGFKSFQPTEIILSRDNFRPLAVTRGKDGALIEQEIGYEVSASDAIRLKWAYYLALLRLAAVKSTNHTGVVIFDEPGQQEIDAQALYALLANAAEQGATSQQVIVATSEPLDPVRSAVGSKAHIVSFPGFILQPLPTVEDLLG
- the tig gene encoding trigger factor, whose product is MQIVEKSGEGLSRVYGVTVPAGELAKRLEARIAEIAPQMNIKGFRKGKVPAAHVKRVHGKALMAEVIEQALNETTQKVLDDNKLRPASQPDLKPESDMEKVIAGGEDLTYELSLELMPEFEPLDIAALKLTRPVYSPTDKEVDEALADLAKQAKTFEPRTGKTVKAKDGDQVLIDFVGSVDGVEFPGGKGEGFELTLGSGQFIPGFEDQLVGAKPGEETVVKVTFPSPYQSEELAGKDAEFKVTVHEVRAPVDAEPDDELAKRLGLSDLATLKETLTKNLQQGYDRNSRFKLKRALLDELDKGHDFPLPPRMVEAEFAGIWQQVEQDKAAGNLPPEDADKTEEQLKEEYGKIAERRVRLGLVLAEIGRRNNVQVTDQELGQAMQREAMQYGQQAQQVFEFFRTNPQAQAQLRAPLYEDKVVELIFEKADVKDKKVSKKEIEADDDLPEGY